Proteins encoded by one window of Conger conger chromosome 1, fConCon1.1, whole genome shotgun sequence:
- the rnf146 gene encoding E3 ubiquitin-protein ligase rnf146 — protein MASCGEVDHSVGMLPSGRKVGGEACQGSGSSSPALPVPECAICLQSCVHPVRLPCSHIFCFLCVKGASWQSKRCALCRQEIPEDFLERPTLLSPEELKAAGAGRGPGEYAWYYEGRNGWWQYDERTSRELEDAFAKGKRSTEMLIAGFLYVADLENMVQYRRNEHGRRRRMKRDVADIPKKGVAGLRLDPEAAAVAAIGAQGGAGRESSADGADTTPQAAGPTQAAAPPVRPPTSLGGQPTSPPTSLGGQPTSPSTPSPDAGTSLESSLARLQISHPAGRGRGRSGEDEEEGEATRSRGSSAPNTSVDESESGSSSLEEEEEEVEEEEDEQVEIDEEDEIDEEAEIQAEGAQVRQRLLRRERMRFREGSLDRSPPGGKTSSGSSSSVRSRRPDGQCTVTEV, from the coding sequence ATGGCAAGCTGTGGTGAGGTCGACCACTCTGTAGGCATGCTCCCCTCCGGGAGGAAGGTGGGTGGCGAGGCGTGTCAAGGTTCAGGCAGCTCCTCCCCTGCCCTGCCGGTGCCAGAGTGCGCCATCTGCCTGCAGAGCTGCGTCCACCCCGTGCGCCTGCCCTGCAGCCACATCTTCTGCTTCCTGTGCGTGAAGGGCGCATCCTGGCAGAGCAAGCGCTGCGCCCTCTGCAGGCAGGAGATCCCCGAGGACTTCCTGGAGCGGCCCACCCTGCTCTCCCCCGAGGAGCTGAAGGCAGCAGGCGCCGGACGGGGCCCCGGGGAGTACGCCTGGTACTACGAGGGCCGCAACGGCTGGTGGCAGTACGACGAGCGCACCAGCCGCGAGCTGGAGGACGCCTTCGCCAAGGGCAAGCGCAGCACCGAGATGCTGATCGCCGGCTTCCTGTACGTGGCCGACCTGGAGAACATGGTGCAGTACCGGCGCAACGAGCATGGCCGGAGGCGCCGGATGAAGCGTGACGTCGCCGACATCCCCAAGAAGGGCGTGGCCGGGCTGCGGCTGGACCCCGAGGCTGCCGCCGTCGCCGCCATCGGGGcccagggcggggcggggcgtgaGAGCTCCGCCGACGGGGCGGACACCACCCCGCAGGCTGCCGGCCCCACCCAGGCCGCCGCACCCCCCGTCcggccccccacctccctcggGGGGCAGCCCACcagcccccccacctccctcggAGGGCAGCCCACcagcccctccaccccctcgccCGACGCCGGCACCTCCCTGGAGAGCTCTCTGGCCCGGCTGCAGATCAGCCACCCggccgggcggggccggggcagAAGCggagaggacgaggaggagggagaggccaCGCGCTCGCGAGGCTCCTCCGCCCCGAACACCTCCGTGGACGAGTCGGAGTCCGGGAGCAGCAGCctagaggaggaagaggaggaggtggaggaagaggaggacgagCAAGTGGAGATTGACGAGGAAGATGAGATTGACGAGGAGGCGGAGATCCAGGCTGAGGGAGCGCAGGTCAGGCAGAGACTGCTGCGGAGAGAGCGGATGCGGTTCAGGGAGGGCAGCTTGGACAGGTCGCCCCCTGGTGGCAAGACCtccagtggcagcagcagcagtgtgaggtCAAGACGGCCGGACGGGCAGTGTACAGTGACTGaagtgtga
- the echdc1 gene encoding ethylmalonyl-CoA decarboxylase isoform X2 produces the protein MLSQLCSPGTMMLELQDRVSELEEWTEGKGLIVRGDAGTFCSGSDLKAVQAISDPQEGMKMCMFMQNVLTRLLRLPLISVALVEGMALGGGAELTTSCDFRLMTVGSEIRFVHKHMGLVPGWGGAARLVRIVGSQNALKLLAGAQKVDPAYGQRIGLSDGTVGPRDGEHAGAGGALGEAEQWLNTFTRGSASVIQAAKKVVLSGRELPLEDALRTERDVFGTVWGGPANLEALAHKPKHK, from the exons ATGCTTTCTCAG CTCTGCTCTCCAGGAACCATGATGCTGGAGCTGCAGGATCGGGTGTCCGAGCTGGAGGAGTGGACGGAGGGGAAGGGCCTCATTGTCCGTGGGGACGCTGGAACCTTCTGCTCCGGTTCGGATCTGAAAGCTGTCCAGGCTATATCTGACCCCCAG GAGGGGATGAAGATGTGCATGTTCATGCAGAATGTGTTGACCAGGCTGCTCAG ACTGCCCCTTATCTCTGTTGCACTAGTGGAGGGAATGGCTTTAGGGGGCGGAGCTGAGCTCACTACCTCCTGTGACTTCAG GTTGATGACAGTTGGCAGTGAGATCCGGTTTGTACACAAGCACATGGGCCTGGTGCCTGGCTGGGGCGGGGCCGCCAGGTTGGTGCGGATCGTGGGCAGCCAGAACGCCCTGAAGCTGCTGGCCGGTGCCCAGAAGGTAGACCCGGCCTACGGCCAACGGATCGGGCTGTCAGACGGGACGGTGGGCCCCCGGGATGGGGAGCatgcgggggcggggggggctctGGGGGAGGCTGAGCAGTGGCTGAACACCTTCACCAGAGGCTCTGCGTCTGTGATACAGGCAGCGAAGAAGGTGGTGCTCTCTGGAAGAGAGCTTCCCCTGGAGGACGCCCTGAGGACTGAGAGAGACGTGTTTGGGACCGTCTGGGGTGGGCCTGCAAACCTTGAGGCCTTGGCTCACAAGCCCAAACACAAGTGA
- the echdc1 gene encoding ethylmalonyl-CoA decarboxylase isoform X1: MVLRYVGRHLLTNAHNALGMPSRRGGAVYGSAYAVQQEEIRQKLQGFPGGSINLVKQESGIGVMTISNPARMNAFSGTMMLELQDRVSELEEWTEGKGLIVRGDAGTFCSGSDLKAVQAISDPQEGMKMCMFMQNVLTRLLRLPLISVALVEGMALGGGAELTTSCDFRLMTVGSEIRFVHKHMGLVPGWGGAARLVRIVGSQNALKLLAGAQKVDPAYGQRIGLSDGTVGPRDGEHAGAGGALGEAEQWLNTFTRGSASVIQAAKKVVLSGRELPLEDALRTERDVFGTVWGGPANLEALAHKPKHK; this comes from the exons ATGGTCTTGCGCTATGTGGGTAGACACCTCCTCACCAatgcccacaatgcactgggaATGCCCAGCCGAAGAGGAGGGGCTGTGTATGGCAGTGCCTACGCTGTCCAGCAGGAGGAGATTCGGCAAAAGCTGCAGGGATTCCCCGGGGGGTCGATCAACTTGGTGAAGCAAGAGTCTGGGATCGGCGTTATGACTATTAGCAACCCAGCTCGTATGAATGCTTTCTCAG GAACCATGATGCTGGAGCTGCAGGATCGGGTGTCCGAGCTGGAGGAGTGGACGGAGGGGAAGGGCCTCATTGTCCGTGGGGACGCTGGAACCTTCTGCTCCGGTTCGGATCTGAAAGCTGTCCAGGCTATATCTGACCCCCAG GAGGGGATGAAGATGTGCATGTTCATGCAGAATGTGTTGACCAGGCTGCTCAG ACTGCCCCTTATCTCTGTTGCACTAGTGGAGGGAATGGCTTTAGGGGGCGGAGCTGAGCTCACTACCTCCTGTGACTTCAG GTTGATGACAGTTGGCAGTGAGATCCGGTTTGTACACAAGCACATGGGCCTGGTGCCTGGCTGGGGCGGGGCCGCCAGGTTGGTGCGGATCGTGGGCAGCCAGAACGCCCTGAAGCTGCTGGCCGGTGCCCAGAAGGTAGACCCGGCCTACGGCCAACGGATCGGGCTGTCAGACGGGACGGTGGGCCCCCGGGATGGGGAGCatgcgggggcggggggggctctGGGGGAGGCTGAGCAGTGGCTGAACACCTTCACCAGAGGCTCTGCGTCTGTGATACAGGCAGCGAAGAAGGTGGTGCTCTCTGGAAGAGAGCTTCCCCTGGAGGACGCCCTGAGGACTGAGAGAGACGTGTTTGGGACCGTCTGGGGTGGGCCTGCAAACCTTGAGGCCTTGGCTCACAAGCCCAAACACAAGTGA